Proteins encoded within one genomic window of Pseudalkalibacillus sp. SCS-8:
- a CDS encoding ABC transporter ATP-binding protein yields the protein MLQLDKLRLKFPGNAELLFKDLSIQIEKGEKVLLLGPSGCGKSTLLQVLSGIIPDSIEVPIKAEVIERPDSWGYVFQDPDTQFCMPYVDEELAFVLENRRIPRHEMRGEIHRLLQLVGLELQDIHTSLNTLSGGMKQRLAIASVLALEPEVLFLDEPTALLDDQGTEQVWDTVKEISDDKTLIIVEHKLEHVLDIIDRIILFDEKGVVLADGDKEKIFADYKKVMREQGIWYPGVWDDYIEAKANEKLPTSIGEEILQLEGFRGYRKKEMKIEVEEATVHRGEWIAITGENGAGKSTLLHALMQFIKTRGTYVLQGKAVKRMPQELTFVFQNPEFQFVTNSVYDEIAFGLKLAQHSEEEVNEKVEELLSRFHLKAFRNHHPYQLSMGQKRRLSVATSLVNDHRILLLDEPTFGQDSRNTFALLEMLQAYQQEGTTILMVTHDQKIVEHFATRVWKIEDGSLVGDHLVEQENREPVLECL from the coding sequence ATGCTTCAACTTGATAAGCTACGTTTAAAGTTTCCGGGTAATGCTGAGTTATTGTTCAAGGACCTTTCCATCCAGATTGAAAAAGGGGAAAAGGTCCTGCTCCTTGGTCCCTCGGGCTGTGGGAAATCGACGCTTCTCCAAGTCCTTTCTGGAATCATTCCGGATTCAATCGAAGTTCCGATTAAAGCAGAAGTGATCGAGCGGCCCGATTCCTGGGGCTATGTGTTCCAGGATCCTGATACGCAGTTCTGTATGCCTTATGTCGATGAGGAGCTTGCATTCGTCCTTGAAAACAGGAGGATTCCGCGGCATGAAATGAGAGGCGAAATTCATCGGCTCCTTCAGCTTGTCGGGCTTGAGCTTCAAGACATCCATACAAGCCTCAACACGTTATCCGGCGGGATGAAGCAGCGGCTTGCGATCGCTTCCGTTTTGGCCCTCGAGCCAGAAGTCCTTTTTCTCGATGAACCGACGGCACTTCTCGACGATCAAGGGACGGAACAGGTTTGGGACACGGTCAAAGAGATCAGTGACGACAAAACGCTCATCATTGTAGAGCATAAGCTGGAGCATGTTCTCGACATCATCGACCGGATCATCCTTTTTGATGAGAAAGGGGTGGTCCTGGCTGATGGGGATAAGGAAAAGATTTTCGCTGACTATAAAAAAGTCATGAGAGAGCAGGGCATCTGGTATCCGGGTGTTTGGGATGACTATATCGAAGCAAAAGCGAATGAAAAGCTCCCTACGTCGATTGGTGAAGAGATCCTCCAGCTCGAGGGATTTCGCGGATATCGGAAAAAAGAGATGAAAATCGAGGTCGAGGAGGCGACCGTCCATCGTGGCGAGTGGATTGCCATCACCGGCGAAAATGGAGCAGGAAAGTCGACACTCTTACATGCCCTGATGCAGTTCATCAAGACAAGAGGGACGTATGTGCTTCAAGGTAAAGCGGTAAAAAGAATGCCTCAGGAGCTCACCTTCGTTTTTCAAAATCCCGAGTTCCAGTTCGTGACCAATTCCGTCTATGATGAAATCGCCTTTGGGTTGAAGTTGGCGCAGCACTCGGAAGAAGAAGTGAACGAGAAAGTGGAGGAGCTGTTATCGCGCTTCCACCTGAAAGCGTTCAGGAACCACCATCCTTACCAGCTTTCGATGGGACAGAAACGTCGCTTAAGTGTTGCTACATCGCTTGTGAATGACCATCGGATCCTGTTGCTCGATGAGCCCACATTCGGTCAGGACTCGAGGAATACGTTCGCCCTTCTTGAAATGCTGCAGGCGTATCAACAGGAAGGAACGACGATTCTGATGGTGACGCATGACCAGAAGATTGTGGAGCATTTTGCAACAAGGGTGTGGAAAATTGAAGATGGCTCATTGGTGGGGGATCACCTCGTTGAGCAGGAAAACCGTGAGCCGGTTTTGGAGTGTTTATAG
- the tenA gene encoding thiaminase II has product MTFSKHVREAADPIWEASFNHPFVTGIADGSLPLENFRYYVLQDAYYLSHFAKVQALGAAKSHDMATTASMAAHAQGTYEAELSLHENFSKQLGITEEERRNFKPAPTAYAYTSHMYRAAYNGHLGDIIAAILPCYWLYYEIGQQLKGSQPDEPIYQEWIEAYGGDWFETLVKEQIDRLDELAETVTAEDRDRMKEHFLISSQYEYDFWEMAYTLEQWPIDIKKRVPLGKGE; this is encoded by the coding sequence ATGACTTTTTCTAAGCACGTAAGGGAAGCGGCGGACCCGATCTGGGAGGCAAGCTTCAATCATCCATTCGTAACAGGCATTGCAGACGGCTCATTACCGCTTGAGAATTTCCGCTATTACGTTCTGCAAGACGCATACTACCTGTCTCATTTTGCAAAAGTGCAGGCGCTGGGTGCAGCGAAATCCCACGACATGGCGACGACCGCAAGCATGGCAGCCCATGCGCAAGGGACGTACGAAGCAGAGCTCTCCCTTCATGAGAACTTTTCAAAACAACTCGGCATCACAGAAGAGGAGCGCCGAAATTTCAAACCTGCACCAACCGCATACGCGTACACGTCCCACATGTATCGCGCAGCTTATAACGGACATCTCGGTGACATCATCGCAGCGATTTTACCATGTTATTGGTTGTACTATGAAATTGGTCAGCAGCTGAAGGGCTCTCAACCGGATGAGCCAATCTATCAAGAATGGATTGAAGCGTATGGCGGTGATTGGTTTGAAACGCTCGTCAAAGAACAGATCGACCGACTCGATGAGCTCGCTGAAACGGTCACTGCTGAAGACCGGGACCGGATGAAGGAGCATTTCCTCATCAGCAGCCAGTATGAATATGATTTTTGGGAGATGGCTTATACGCTCGAACAATGGCCGATTGATATCAAAAAACGAGTTCCACTAGGAAAAGGAGAATGA
- a CDS encoding PspA/IM30 family protein — translation MAKLFRRIKDTIEADFHEILDEKERKNPISLLNQYLRECEKEVEKVRKLVERQYLLSEEFTREYDKAAKLTEKRKYQAEVASKAGEEELHQFALQEYEQYQARASRLKASKEQATKQLEELEQKYEAMKHKLKDMYIKRMELMGRENMTRAHHRMDKVMTSNTFSDKTFNRFDEMEKYLDRLEHQVNTGYHRQTIDARIAQLEKEMENQEKSTTV, via the coding sequence ATGGCAAAGCTTTTCAGACGAATCAAAGATACGATTGAAGCGGATTTCCATGAAATCCTGGATGAGAAAGAACGGAAAAACCCGATTAGTCTGCTGAATCAGTACCTTCGGGAATGTGAGAAGGAGGTTGAAAAGGTAAGGAAGCTTGTTGAACGTCAATACTTGTTGAGTGAAGAGTTCACCCGTGAGTATGATAAGGCAGCGAAACTCACTGAGAAGCGCAAATATCAAGCAGAAGTGGCATCGAAAGCTGGAGAAGAGGAGCTTCATCAATTCGCTCTTCAGGAATACGAGCAATATCAGGCTCGTGCCTCTCGACTGAAAGCATCCAAAGAGCAGGCGACGAAACAGCTTGAGGAATTGGAGCAGAAATATGAGGCCATGAAGCACAAGCTGAAGGACATGTATATCAAGCGGATGGAGCTGATGGGTCGTGAGAACATGACTCGCGCGCATCACCGCATGGATAAGGTGATGACGTCGAACACCTTCTCGGATAAGACATTCAACCGTTTTGATGAAATGGAGAAGTACCTCGACCGTCTCGAGCATCAGGTCAATACCGGATACCACCGCCAAACAATTGATGCTCGGATTGCCCAGCTTGAAAAAGAAATGGAAAATCAGGAAAAGTCTACGACGGTCTAA
- a CDS encoding nuclear transport factor 2 family protein — MDTIHKVMDDYFKCWNEGFKTKDGKKIREFLSEDFIGYWGHSDIQQPMVYDSFYDIESVLKQYDHAEKHFEPMSITERKSNEEYLVIGTEVNVINDVPHPAKCMFVWRKSEGDWHLQREFIELER, encoded by the coding sequence ATGGATACGATTCACAAGGTGATGGATGACTATTTCAAATGCTGGAATGAAGGCTTCAAAACGAAGGACGGAAAGAAAATTAGAGAGTTTTTATCTGAAGATTTTATCGGCTATTGGGGGCATTCAGATATTCAACAACCGATGGTGTACGATAGCTTTTATGATATTGAGAGTGTACTTAAGCAATATGACCATGCGGAAAAACATTTCGAGCCAATGTCGATTACAGAACGGAAGTCGAATGAGGAATATCTTGTCATCGGAACGGAAGTCAATGTCATAAACGATGTGCCTCACCCGGCAAAATGCATGTTCGTTTGGCGGAAATCAGAGGGTGATTGGCACTTACAACGAGAATTTATCGAATTGGAGCGATAA
- a CDS encoding ECF transporter S component, with protein MNKGLKLTDILVTIVIAIGFGIIYKLWGPLYYFVKPFGLHLDQLIYGMWFMAATVAFLIIRKPGVAFLAEVAAASGEFLVGSEWGLEVLLFGVIQGLFAELVFMAFRYKRFDVTVVSLAAVGSAIGSIIMDFYKGYIDDLALWNLSLFLGFRIIGSILIAGVAAYLLVKALEKTGVTNQLRPAAEEDYEALNQ; from the coding sequence ATGAACAAAGGATTAAAGCTGACTGATATTCTAGTAACAATCGTCATTGCCATCGGTTTCGGTATCATCTACAAGCTCTGGGGACCGCTCTACTATTTCGTCAAACCGTTCGGACTGCACCTCGACCAGCTTATCTACGGCATGTGGTTCATGGCAGCAACCGTTGCATTCTTAATTATCCGAAAGCCTGGTGTCGCCTTTCTTGCAGAAGTAGCAGCTGCCTCAGGTGAATTCCTCGTCGGTTCGGAATGGGGGCTGGAGGTTCTCCTCTTCGGTGTCATTCAAGGGCTTTTTGCTGAGCTCGTGTTCATGGCGTTCCGTTATAAGCGGTTTGACGTTACTGTTGTCAGTCTTGCCGCGGTCGGGTCAGCAATCGGCTCGATCATCATGGATTTCTACAAAGGCTACATCGATGATCTTGCACTTTGGAACCTGTCGCTATTTCTCGGATTCAGGATCATCGGATCGATCCTGATTGCTGGAGTCGCTGCTTACCTCTTGGTAAAAGCGCTTGAAAAGACCGGGGTGACAAACCAGCTAAGACCTGCAGCTGAAGAGGATTATGAGGCATTGAACCAATAA
- a CDS encoding response regulator transcription factor has translation MIRVVFADDHEMVRIGVSSYLSNQPDIEVVGEASDGADAVDLVLELRPDVILMDLVMKEMDGIEATKRIIEAWPEAKIIIVTSFLDDEKVYPALESGATSYMLKTSKASEIADAVRATFNGEMVLEPEVTGKMMTKMRRGNARPPHEELTNREREILMLMTEGKTNQEIADELVIALKTVKTHVSNILEKLEVQDRTQAVIYAFKNSLVK, from the coding sequence ATGATTAGAGTTGTGTTTGCGGATGATCATGAAATGGTGCGGATTGGGGTGTCTTCCTATTTGTCCAATCAGCCGGATATTGAAGTAGTGGGTGAAGCTAGCGACGGGGCAGATGCGGTCGACCTCGTATTGGAGCTGCGGCCGGATGTCATTCTGATGGATCTCGTAATGAAAGAGATGGACGGGATCGAGGCGACGAAACGCATTATTGAAGCATGGCCGGAAGCGAAGATCATCATCGTGACGAGTTTCCTTGATGATGAGAAGGTGTACCCAGCCCTTGAGAGCGGTGCGACAAGCTATATGTTGAAAACGTCGAAGGCGAGCGAAATCGCCGATGCTGTGCGCGCTACTTTTAATGGAGAAATGGTGCTGGAGCCCGAGGTCACGGGAAAAATGATGACGAAGATGCGACGCGGCAATGCGCGGCCTCCACATGAGGAGCTGACGAACCGTGAGCGCGAAATCCTCATGCTCATGACGGAAGGAAAGACGAATCAAGAAATTGCTGACGAGCTCGTCATCGCTTTGAAAACCGTAAAAACCCACGTGAGTAACATTCTCGAAAAGCTCGAGGTCCAGGACCGGACCCAGGCCGTCATTTACGCATTCAAAAATTCATTAGTGAAATGA
- a CDS encoding flagellar basal body rod protein — MKKIGLFILGAIAAIIAIANLGPMIGLAISLVILYYSVKQFTKTDQTSKKVLWAVVGFIALSIAASNVPAILGIAALYILYIVYKEWKKDDSVEEPKDDDPFTNFEREWAELNRN; from the coding sequence ATGAAAAAGATTGGACTCTTCATCCTGGGAGCAATCGCAGCGATCATCGCGATTGCGAATCTCGGACCAATGATTGGACTTGCGATCAGTCTGGTCATCCTCTACTACTCAGTCAAGCAGTTCACCAAGACGGATCAGACATCTAAGAAAGTGCTCTGGGCGGTAGTCGGATTCATTGCACTCAGCATTGCAGCTTCAAACGTTCCAGCCATCCTCGGTATAGCTGCCCTGTACATTTTATATATCGTGTACAAGGAATGGAAAAAGGACGACTCAGTCGAGGAACCGAAAGACGATGATCCGTTCACGAACTTTGAGCGTGAATGGGCTGAACTGAACCGAAACTAA
- a CDS encoding sensor histidine kinase: protein MNTVNRQIVLGIALSITVFISMLSLFLLAYPLDSWSLLWKRKILDLPFILFAPAVSILIGVAFGFISGLFWRKQLEGVMDALSQMGQGRPFEEQQAATTQEIQTIWTHLEKAQQHLTEQTKLSQKLANERAEDQEKRIQKVVSEERNRLARELHDSVSQQLFAASMLMSAVNESETEKSEGERRQLQLVEEMIHQSQLEMRALLLHLRPVALKGKTLEEGIQELLGELVQKVPLEIKWKVESIPLQKGVEDHLFRILQESVSNTLRHAKATSLEVLCLEREGTVLLRVVDDGVGFDVEKSKTGSYGLQNMHERALELGGTLKIVSVPGKGTRLEVRIPVIREEENDD from the coding sequence ATGAATACTGTAAACCGTCAAATCGTACTCGGAATTGCCCTTTCGATAACGGTATTCATCAGCATGTTGAGCCTGTTTTTACTCGCCTATCCGCTAGATAGCTGGTCTTTACTGTGGAAGCGGAAAATCCTCGACTTGCCGTTCATTCTTTTTGCCCCTGCAGTCAGCATTTTGATCGGTGTTGCATTCGGCTTCATTTCAGGGTTGTTTTGGCGGAAACAGCTGGAAGGCGTGATGGATGCGCTCAGCCAAATGGGACAAGGTCGACCGTTTGAGGAGCAACAAGCTGCAACCACGCAGGAAATCCAAACGATTTGGACACACCTTGAAAAAGCTCAACAGCATCTCACAGAACAGACGAAATTGTCACAGAAGCTCGCGAATGAACGAGCAGAAGATCAGGAAAAGAGGATCCAGAAAGTCGTAAGTGAAGAGCGGAACCGTCTTGCGCGTGAGCTACATGATTCGGTAAGCCAACAGCTGTTCGCCGCATCGATGCTCATGTCGGCTGTCAATGAATCGGAAACCGAGAAAAGTGAAGGGGAACGAAGACAGCTCCAGCTTGTGGAGGAAATGATCCATCAATCCCAGCTCGAGATGCGTGCCCTGCTTTTACATTTGCGACCAGTCGCCTTGAAAGGGAAAACACTGGAAGAGGGCATTCAGGAGCTGTTGGGGGAACTGGTGCAAAAGGTTCCGCTCGAGATCAAATGGAAGGTCGAATCGATTCCATTGCAAAAAGGCGTGGAAGACCATCTTTTCCGGATTTTACAGGAATCGGTCTCGAACACGCTTCGTCATGCGAAAGCAACGTCCTTGGAGGTGCTTTGCCTCGAGCGTGAAGGTACGGTGCTTTTACGAGTGGTGGATGATGGCGTCGGTTTTGATGTTGAAAAAAGTAAAACGGGTTCATACGGACTGCAAAACATGCACGAGCGGGCTTTGGAGCTTGGCGGAACGTTAAAAATCGTCAGTGTACCGGGCAAAGGCACACGTCTTGAGGTGCGGATACCTGTCATTCGGGAGGAGGAGAATGATGATTAG
- a CDS encoding nitric oxide synthase oxygenase, with the protein MTDWVDGPASLEGTFVENTLKQEAITFITTCYTELGKPEEVMQERINDVTKEIDATGHYEHTYEELEYGARVAWRNSNRCIGRLFWESLKVLDEREAETAGQVRDALFNHIDYATNDGRIRSTITIFKPRKNGENPVRVWNHQLIRYAGYETEHGIIGDPDSIDFTKKCKELGWDGEGTHFDVLPLVIQVNGEEPKWYEIPKEKVLEVPIRHPLHEAFEDLHIKWYAVPMISDMKLEIGGIEYVAAPFNGWYMGTEIGARNLADQNRYDLLPKVASILDLDVSTNTTLWKDKALVELNVAVLHSYKTDGVSIVDHHTAAQQFKKFEEKEAASGRDVTGNWVWLIPPMSPATTHIFHKPYKNRTVKPNYFYQEKPYI; encoded by the coding sequence ATGACTGACTGGGTCGATGGACCTGCATCATTGGAGGGTACATTCGTGGAAAATACGTTGAAACAGGAAGCAATCACGTTTATTACGACGTGTTATACAGAGCTCGGCAAACCGGAAGAGGTCATGCAGGAGCGGATAAATGACGTTACGAAGGAAATAGATGCGACAGGACATTACGAGCATACATATGAAGAGCTTGAATACGGAGCACGTGTAGCGTGGCGGAACAGCAACCGGTGCATCGGCCGTTTGTTTTGGGAAAGCCTGAAGGTGCTCGATGAGCGCGAGGCCGAGACGGCTGGACAGGTTCGCGATGCGTTGTTCAACCATATCGATTATGCGACGAATGACGGGCGAATTCGGTCGACGATCACCATTTTTAAGCCTCGAAAAAACGGTGAGAATCCTGTCAGGGTGTGGAATCATCAGCTGATCCGATATGCCGGATATGAAACCGAACACGGTATCATCGGTGATCCAGATTCGATTGATTTCACGAAAAAATGTAAGGAGCTTGGCTGGGATGGTGAAGGAACTCACTTTGATGTTCTCCCTCTCGTTATTCAGGTGAATGGGGAAGAGCCGAAATGGTATGAAATTCCGAAGGAGAAGGTGCTCGAGGTACCGATTCGCCACCCTCTTCATGAGGCATTTGAGGACCTGCATATCAAATGGTATGCGGTTCCGATGATTTCGGACATGAAGCTCGAGATTGGAGGCATTGAATATGTCGCTGCACCGTTCAACGGCTGGTACATGGGGACAGAGATCGGTGCGAGGAATCTCGCCGACCAGAATCGATATGACTTATTGCCGAAAGTCGCTTCCATTCTCGATCTCGATGTGAGCACGAATACGACGCTCTGGAAGGATAAAGCCTTGGTAGAGCTGAACGTAGCCGTCCTACACTCTTATAAAACGGATGGCGTAAGCATTGTCGACCACCATACGGCAGCTCAACAGTTCAAGAAGTTTGAAGAAAAAGAAGCAGCAAGCGGCCGAGATGTGACAGGGAACTGGGTTTGGCTCATCCCGCCAATGTCTCCAGCGACGACCCATATTTTCCATAAACCGTATAAGAACAGAACTGTCAAACCGAACTATTTTTATCAGGAAAAGCCATATATATGA
- a CDS encoding C40 family peptidase, with protein sequence MFTSRVSARKYVISSALVTSLALSPVMSDGALANADSKPVEQSDSTNHQVEGLLEIGDRGQEVEMLQTELEKLGYYTYNLDGIFGPITEQAVEDFQADKGLTTDGIAGPKTLEALSETTNSVELQPSSDEEGSESNVVEIAESLIGTPYVWGGTTPDGFDSSGFIQYVFGEVGVDLHRKESDMWKYDGEQVDSPEVGDVVFFEGTYDTEGASHSGIYIGDNKMIHAGSDGVEVSDLTIDYWQDHYLGVKSFK encoded by the coding sequence ATGTTTACATCAAGAGTGTCTGCACGAAAGTATGTGATTTCATCGGCTCTGGTAACGTCATTAGCCCTTTCGCCGGTCATGAGTGACGGTGCACTGGCGAATGCCGATTCGAAGCCGGTGGAACAAAGTGATTCTACTAATCACCAAGTAGAGGGTCTGCTTGAAATAGGAGATCGGGGCCAAGAAGTAGAAATGCTGCAAACGGAGCTAGAAAAGCTGGGTTATTATACATATAACCTCGATGGCATTTTCGGACCGATTACAGAACAAGCGGTGGAAGATTTTCAGGCGGATAAAGGTCTGACGACTGACGGCATTGCAGGGCCTAAAACGCTTGAAGCACTGTCCGAAACAACGAATTCCGTGGAGCTCCAACCTAGCTCGGATGAAGAAGGATCGGAATCCAATGTCGTGGAGATTGCAGAAAGTTTGATCGGAACACCTTATGTTTGGGGAGGCACAACACCAGACGGCTTTGATAGCAGCGGTTTCATCCAGTATGTGTTTGGTGAAGTCGGTGTTGATTTACACCGAAAAGAGAGCGACATGTGGAAATACGATGGGGAACAAGTCGATTCTCCTGAAGTCGGAGATGTCGTCTTCTTCGAAGGCACGTATGACACGGAAGGGGCTTCTCACAGCGGAATCTACATCGGCGACAATAAGATGATCCATGCCGGATCTGACGGTGTAGAAGTGAGCGACCTGACCATTGATTATTGGCAAGACCATTATTTAGGCGTGAAGTCGTTTAAATAA
- a CDS encoding energy-coupling factor transporter transmembrane component T, with protein MNLSFDFQETWLHKTNPTFKLFIMVGMFIFVLFVHRLNWMIYLTTGAFLLFWFFSGHPKKRLMLILIPFLLVFVSTGTSMIFFGKGETTWFKWGLVHITEESFYRGIHLGFRALIFAILGLTFTLTTRPVYLFYSLMQQVKLKPKYAYSFMAGMRLIPIMVEEFFTIRNAMRVRGVGKQSLYFKLKSYTIPLLSQSIRRAHRIAIAMEAKRFSGDGERTYYYQIGYSVKDGFFLLTILSLILLTYYSASWWPLFPVEDVRFGV; from the coding sequence ATGAATCTGTCGTTTGATTTTCAGGAGACGTGGCTGCACAAAACCAACCCAACCTTCAAATTGTTCATCATGGTCGGGATGTTCATTTTCGTGTTGTTCGTCCATCGTCTGAATTGGATGATCTACCTGACAACAGGAGCGTTTCTCTTATTCTGGTTTTTTAGCGGCCATCCGAAGAAGCGGCTCATGTTGATCCTAATCCCGTTTCTGCTCGTCTTCGTTTCGACGGGGACGTCGATGATCTTTTTCGGGAAAGGTGAGACGACATGGTTCAAGTGGGGTCTGGTGCATATAACGGAAGAAAGCTTTTACAGAGGCATCCACCTCGGGTTCAGGGCGCTGATTTTCGCGATACTCGGTCTTACGTTTACGTTGACGACACGGCCTGTGTACTTATTCTATTCATTGATGCAGCAGGTGAAGCTGAAACCAAAGTACGCATACAGCTTCATGGCGGGCATGCGTTTAATTCCAATCATGGTGGAGGAATTTTTCACGATTCGGAACGCCATGCGTGTCCGAGGTGTCGGAAAGCAGTCCTTATACTTCAAGCTGAAATCGTATACCATCCCACTCTTATCGCAAAGCATCCGTCGGGCGCACCGGATCGCCATCGCGATGGAGGCAAAGCGCTTTTCAGGAGACGGAGAAAGGACGTATTATTACCAAATCGGGTATTCGGTTAAAGATGGGTTCTTTCTTCTCACAATTTTGAGCCTTATCCTTTTAACCTACTATTCTGCTAGTTGGTGGCCATTGTTCCCGGTGGAGGATGTTCGATTTGGCGTTTGA
- the liaF gene encoding cell wall-active antibiotics response protein LiaF — translation MNRSKTDHVSWLIIIGVILLLLEISFHGPGPIFLLAIEAAAIYIGRKKYTKTIGKLLFWFGTIGFIVTILNTMAFKFLLFAVLIYAVIRFAQSKQVPNYIEPDFYESQTVANDGPTLKRQPFLKNTLFGRQTTPDHTYEWNDVNIQGGIGDTVIDLGNTVLPKGESVIVIRSFIGNVKILVPYEMEVSVSHSVLAGTGKIFEHHEPKMMNQTVSFQSEGYDQAQQKVKIITSMIVGDLEVKRT, via the coding sequence ATGAATCGTTCAAAAACAGACCACGTCAGCTGGTTGATCATCATCGGGGTTATTTTGCTGTTGCTTGAAATTTCATTTCATGGACCAGGTCCCATCTTCCTTTTAGCCATAGAGGCCGCTGCCATCTATATCGGCCGGAAAAAATATACGAAAACGATCGGCAAGCTGTTGTTCTGGTTCGGGACGATCGGGTTCATCGTAACGATCCTGAACACAATGGCATTCAAGTTCCTACTTTTTGCTGTGTTGATTTATGCGGTCATCCGGTTTGCCCAGTCGAAGCAGGTGCCGAACTATATTGAGCCGGATTTTTACGAAAGCCAAACGGTTGCGAACGATGGACCGACGCTCAAGCGTCAACCATTCTTGAAAAATACCTTGTTCGGAAGGCAGACGACACCAGACCATACGTATGAATGGAACGACGTGAACATCCAGGGGGGAATTGGGGATACTGTCATCGACCTCGGTAATACGGTGTTACCGAAAGGCGAATCCGTAATCGTCATCCGAAGCTTCATCGGAAACGTCAAAATTCTTGTCCCGTATGAAATGGAGGTCAGTGTCAGCCATTCGGTTTTGGCAGGTACGGGTAAAATCTTCGAGCATCATGAACCGAAAATGATGAATCAGACCGTTTCGTTCCAATCGGAAGGCTATGACCAAGCCCAGCAAAAGGTGAAAATCATCACCTCGATGATTGTCGGAGATCTTGAGGTGAAGCGGACATGA